ACGGGTTGCTGCACAGCGCCCGCTGACCGTGCGACAGGCTGTCGCGCCGGTTCCGGTGCGGCTGCGAAATGGTCGTGCGGCGTCTCGTCGAGCGCCTCGGTCACGCCCATTTCGGCGTACCAGGCGATCAATTCAGCTGCGGAGACGGCGTCGAGCGACATGAGCGCGAGAATAGAGCGGCGTTCGGAACGAAGCGAGCCCTTCGCTGTTGCAAAATGAACGGGAGCCCCGGATAGAGGAATTCCAATCAGCCTTGCGGCAGCGCTTGGCGGGTTGATCAAGATAGTTCATATATAAACTATCTAACGAGACATAGCCGGCGCGGGGTGGAGGGCAGCATGGATCTGAAGGAAGCGCAGAGCACGCCGCGCGAGAGCATGGACTATGACGTCGTCATCGTCGGCGCCGGTCCCGCCGGGCTCGCCGCCGCGATCCGGCTGAAGCAGCTCGACGAAGCCATCTCGGTCGTCGTGGTCGAGAAGGGCTCCGAGGTCGGCGCGCACATCCTCTCCGGCGCGGTCATCGATCCGAGCGGCCTCGACAAGCTCCTGCCCGACTGGCGCGAGGACGAGGCTCGCCCGCTGCATACGCAGGTGACCGAGGACGTCTTCTATTTCCTCGGCCCGGCCGGCGGGGCGCGCCTGCCGAACTTCGCCATGCCGAAGCTGATGAACAATCACGGCAACTTCGTCGGCTCGCTCGGCCTGGTCGCAAAATACCTTGCGGCGCGAGCCGAGGCGCTCGGCGTCGAGATCTATCCCGGCTTCGCCGCCGCCGAGCTGCTCTACAATGAGGACGGCTCGGTCGGCGGCATCGCTACCGGCGACATGGGCATTGCCAAGGATGGCACGGTCTCCGACCGCTTCACCCGCGGCATGGAATTGCGCGGCCGCTATACGTTGCTTGGTGAGGGCGCGCGCGGCTCGCTCTCCAAGATCGCGATCAAGCGCTTCGCCCTCGACGAGGGCCGTGAGCCGCAGAAATACGGCATCGGCCTCAAGGAAATCTGGCAGGTCAAGCCGGAGAAGTTCAAGAAGGGGCTGGTGCAGCACTCCTTCGGCTGGCCTCTCGACATGTCGACCGGCGGCGGCTCCTTCCTCTACCATTTCGACGACAACCTGGTTTCTGTCGGCTTTGTCGTCCACCTCAACTATACGAACCCGACGCTCTCGCCCTTCGACGAGTTCCAGCGCTTCAAGACGCACCCGATGATCCGCGACGTCTTCGAGGGCGCCAAGCGCCTCTCCTATGGCTCGCGCGCCATCACCGAGGGCGGCTGGCAGTCGGTGCCGAAGCTGACTTTCCCGGGCGGGGCGCTGATCGGCTGCTCGGCAGGCTTCGTCAACGTGCCGCGCATCAAGGGCAGCCACAACGCCATCCTGTCGGGCATGCTGGCGGCCGAGCATCTCGTGCCGGCGCTGGCGGCAGGCCGCTCGCATGACATGGTCGACGGCATCGAGGACAGCTGGCGCGCCTCCGAGATCGGGCGCGACCTCAAGCTGGTGCGTAACGTCAAGCCGCTTTGGTCGAAGCTCGGCACGCTCGGCGGCGTCATGCTCGGCGGCATCGACATGTGGCTGAACCAGCTCTTCGGCTGGTCGCCCTTCGGCACGCTGAAGCACGGCAAGCCCGACCACGCCACGCTGAAGCCGATCGGCATGGTCAAGCCGATCGTTTACCCCAGGCCCGACGGCAAGATCTCCTTCGACAAGCTCTCCTCGGTCTTCCTCTCGGCGACCAATCATGAGGAGGACCAGCCGGCGCATCTGAAGCTGACCGACCCGAACGTGCCGGTGCTGCAGAACCTGCCGATCTATGGCGAGCCGGCGCGGCTCTATTGCCCGGCCGGCGTCTATGAGGTGGTCTATGCCGATCCGGAGAAGCAGTCGCTGCCGCGCTTCGTGATCAACGCGCAGAACTGCGTTCACTGCAAGACCTGCGACATCAAGGACCCCGCCCAGAACATCACCTGGACGGTGCCGGAAGGGGCGGGCGGTCCGAACTACTCGAACATGT
This genomic interval from Bosea sp. 29B contains the following:
- a CDS encoding electron transfer flavoprotein-ubiquinone oxidoreductase — translated: MDLKEAQSTPRESMDYDVVIVGAGPAGLAAAIRLKQLDEAISVVVVEKGSEVGAHILSGAVIDPSGLDKLLPDWREDEARPLHTQVTEDVFYFLGPAGGARLPNFAMPKLMNNHGNFVGSLGLVAKYLAARAEALGVEIYPGFAAAELLYNEDGSVGGIATGDMGIAKDGTVSDRFTRGMELRGRYTLLGEGARGSLSKIAIKRFALDEGREPQKYGIGLKEIWQVKPEKFKKGLVQHSFGWPLDMSTGGGSFLYHFDDNLVSVGFVVHLNYTNPTLSPFDEFQRFKTHPMIRDVFEGAKRLSYGSRAITEGGWQSVPKLTFPGGALIGCSAGFVNVPRIKGSHNAILSGMLAAEHLVPALAAGRSHDMVDGIEDSWRASEIGRDLKLVRNVKPLWSKLGTLGGVMLGGIDMWLNQLFGWSPFGTLKHGKPDHATLKPIGMVKPIVYPRPDGKISFDKLSSVFLSATNHEEDQPAHLKLTDPNVPVLQNLPIYGEPARLYCPAGVYEVVYADPEKQSLPRFVINAQNCVHCKTCDIKDPAQNITWTVPEGAGGPNYSNM